The following proteins are co-located in the Triticum aestivum cultivar Chinese Spring chromosome 1A, IWGSC CS RefSeq v2.1, whole genome shotgun sequence genome:
- the LOC123060421 gene encoding uncharacterized protein At5g19025 yields MADCRSLIEFLRAFEHRRRASPSPCARPRRAASSSSSPSSRGRLFTSLCDNPPPTAALDALALLAVLGALAFLAAPYARLLAREAADLVRQYPEEPYSYVAFAAGAGAAVAAVAGLLAWEAAGHHARKCGRPRCRGLRKAVEFDIQLETEECVRGSGRLLPPGGHAKTLLAAAGSAARLVELGEEHRELEAELRKMAPPNGRSVLIFRSPCGCAKGRMEVWGAKKVRRIKK; encoded by the coding sequence ATGGCCGACTGCCGCAGCCTCATCGAGTTCCTCCGCgccttcgagcaccgccgccgcgcctcgccctcgccgtgcgcccgcccccgccgcgcggcctcctcctcctcgtcgccatcgTCGCGGGGAAGGCTCTTCACCTCGCTCTGCGACAACCCGCCCCCGACCGCCGCGCTCGACGCGCTCGCCCTGCTCGCCGTGCTCGGCGCGCTCGCCTTCCTGGCCGCGCCCTACGCCAGGCTGCTGGCGCGCGAGGCCGCCGACCTGGTGCGGCAGTACCCGGAGGAGCCCTACTCGTACGTCGCCTTCGCGGCGGGCGCCGGCGCGGCCGTGGCGGCCGTGGCGGGCCTGCTCGCGTGGGAGGCGGCCGGCCACCACGCGCGCAAGTGCGGCCGGCCCCGCTGCCGCGGCCTGCGCAAGGCCGTCGAGTTCGACATCCAGCTCGAGACGGAGGAGTGCGTGCGCGGGAGCGGCCGGCTGCTGCCGCCCGGCGGCCACGCCAAGACGCTCCTCGCGGCCGCCGGCTCCGCCGCGCGCCTCGTCGAGCTCGGCGAGGAGCACCGGGAGCTCGAGGCGGAGCTCCGGAAGATGGCGCCCCCCAACGGCCGCTCCGTGCTCATCTTCCGCTCCCCCTGCGGCTGCGCCAAGGGCAGGATGGAGGTCTGGGGCGCCAAGAAGGTGCGCCGGATCaagaagtag